CTTGCAACGCCATTCTTCAATACCGTCTATATATCGGTAGTGGGAACTGTTTTTCATGTGGTGATGGCTTCCCTCGCCGGATATATTCTTTGCCAACCCAACCTTCCACTGAAGAAAGCTATGACCACTTTTATTTTACTGACTATGACTGTTCCCTACGAATTGACGATGATTGGTATCTATGCGGTCAATAAAGACTTGGGCTTGATAAACACCTATACCGGATTGATAGTGAACGGTATGATCAGCGGCTTCAGCGTATTTTTGATGCGCAACTATTTCCAAGCAATCCCCCAAAGTCTAGCCGAATCTGCTCGGATTGACGGTGCCTCTGAGCTGAGGATTTTTTCTTCAATCTATCTCCGTCTCGCACTTTCCGGGCTCCTTACTATTGGAACTCTCGAACTGATCCGTCGGTGGAACAACATCACCATAACCGTAACACTCATCAGCGATATGAAAAAATGGACACTTCCAGTGGTACTTCGCTTTATCCTCTTTGACCAAGCCTCTACAAGTGGAACCAGCTATATCTTTGCAAACGCGAAAATGGCAGCGGTGGTGCTTACCGCCCTACCGCTGATTGTACTGTATTTCTTCACCCAGTCATTCTTTTCGAGTGGAATTATGATTGGATCGATCAAGGAATGATGCCTACATACTATATGAGGGCATGCTGACATATCGAAACATGATATCCAATAAGGAGGAATCATATGAACAAGAAACGCATGATCGTTGGATTGCTGATTCTACTAGTCATCAGTCTCGGCGTCTTCGCTCAAGGGCAAATGGACAAGAGTACCGTAGAGGTAAAGGTCCTGGCAGGGGTGACAGGCGGTAAAGATGAAGCAGAGAACAAGCTTTTCGAAGCGGAGATGGAGAAGGCTACAGGCTTGAACATCACCTGGGAGAAGGTCCCCTCGGGGTATGACCAGGTTCTGATGCAAAAACTTGGAGCCGGAGAGCAGTATGATCTGATTTATCTCAATCAGTTCCAGATGTATACCTTGGCTAAGCAGGGAGCCTTGACCGATCTCACCGACCGGATGAAGGACTCCCAGGTCTATGCTGATAATGTTGATAAGGCAGAACTCGAGAAAATTGGTCTCAACGGTAAATACTATGCCGGATTCAACAAACTTGAGGTATTCCCTTTGGTCAACGTCAACAAAGCCATCACAGACAAGGTAGGTATCGACTTGGATTCGCTCGATACGCTGGACGAGTACTACCAGATGCTCAAGAAGGTAAAAACCTACATGGAAACTACCGAAGGCAAGAAGCCCTACTATCCATTCTTTACCTACATGCCGGACATCTGGGACCTACAGCCTTGGTTTAGTTCTGCTGGACTCAGACGTGGAGTCTTCGTCGATGCAAGCGGAAAGAAGTATGCTCCCTATGTTGATTCGAAGGCAAAACCTGTCTGGGAGTGGCTCGCCAAGCTCTACAAAGAAGGCTTGATGGATCCCACCTCCTTTACAGGTAAGACTGGGGACATGCGCAGTAAGATGTGGCAGAGTCAAGACATCGTTATGGATGTAGACTGGGCAGCTTGGACCGGACTTTACAATAATAATGCCCGAACTGCAGGGACCTATCCTGCAAAGGTTAATGTTGTTGGCCTTCCGGGGACAAAGGGTCCCGATGGTACCTATATGCTCGAACAGGGCGGTGCATCGCTCTGGGCAATTCCCTCCAATGCTAAAAATCCTGATGAAGCATTCGAGATTCTCGAATACATGGCTACCAAGGAAGGCGGCCTGTTGCTTTCAGCTGGGATCGAAGGGCACGACTACACCATGAAGAACGGAAAGATTGAGTATACTGAGATTGGAAAATCCCATGCCAAGGACCATGGGGCTCCATTCCCGATCTCCACTCAGTTTGACCTCTCCCTCCTCGGTGAGATGAACCCTGGGGTACTTGATTCAGTTGCTATTGGACAGAGAGATGACGTTGAAGTTGCACCGATGGGCTATGCCAACGGGGAACTGGACGCACGCAAATACTATGATATCATGTCCAAGTGGATGACCGACTGTATCATGGGCAAGATGAGCGCAGATGCTGCCATCACTGGAGCAGAGAAAGAGCTTCGTGCAAACAAGCTTATCGACTAAGCGCAGAACAATGTTACACACGCAGGGCGCGGCATTTGCTGCGCCCTCTTTGGAAGGATTACCATGGAAGAACTGAGTATTGTTAAAACGTATAGTAGAGAAGAACAACAGCACTATACAAAAATCCCGTTTACCGTTGGAGGGGATATCGAGCAAATTGTAATCTCGTACAACTACCAGCGTCATATGCTCAAGAACCATGAATGGGGTGTTTCCAAAGAAGAGGTGAACATCATCGATCTTGGCCTATTCTCCCCCGACGGAAATCTTCGTGGCTGGTCCGGCTCTGAGCGAAATACCGTGTACATCGATTCTTCGGATGCAAGCCCTGGTTATAAGCGTGGAGCAATACCTCCAGGGACATGGCACATCGCGCTGGGAATCTACAAGGTTACAGACCAGGTCCAAGTAAGCATTACCATCAATCTCAAGGAAAAGGAACGACGTTGGCTCAAGGGCGATTTGCACATGCATACCATTAACAGTGATGGGATCTACACAACAGGGGAAGTTATCACCTATGCCAGACACACTGGGCTCGACTTCATCGCCCTTACCGATCATAACAACACCCAGCAAAACCAGGAGATTGGAAATCCTGTAGGTATAACAGTCCTTCCAGGGATGGAATATACCAACTACCGGGGACATGCAAATCTCTTCTTTACTGATACTACTGAATTTGCTGAGAACCCCCTTTCCAATACCCATGAGGAGATGCTCACCGTCTTAGAAGCCGCAAAGCGAAGGGAAGCATTGGTAAGCATCAATCATCCATTTGATATAAATTGTCCCTGGCTGTGGGGATTTGAGGCTCCCTTCACCTTGGTTGAAGTGTGGAACGGCTTCTTCAAAGAATCTGATGCAGAAGCCATTACATGGTGGAGAACACAACTGAAGGAAGGAAAACGCTTGGTTGCCGTAGGAGGATCAGACACGCACCGTATTGAGCAGGGCAGGAGTTTTGGAACCCCCACCACATATATACACGCAATTTCAACTGGTAAAGAAGATCTTCTGGAAGCATTGAAAGAAGGACGAGTATCCATCTCAGCAACACCAAGTTCAGCACAACTTGATCTAGTCATCGCTGAGGCACACATAGGAGGATCTGTTCGCTATTCTGCAGGGATGGCCGGAAGCATCCGAATAAAGGATGCAAAGGTTGGCGACCGAATTGTGTTGTACAGCAATGAGGGGCTCGAACAAAGCTGGGAAGCTGCGTATGCCGGAACGCTGACAATCCCCTTCTTAGTGCAGAAACGGGAATTCTACCAAGTAGAACTCTACCGTAAAACCCTTGCTTTCGAAATGCTCAATGCAATGACCAACCCCGTCTACCTGAGTTGAGCTGTTGACTCTCTTGCTACAAACGTAAACGGTAGTGAGATGCTTAGAGGAAAACGATTCTTGCTGGTTATCAAGGAGTGCAGAAGAGCTACAGCTGTCTGCCCCATCTCAACCATGGGTTGTGCGATGGTGGTAAGCCTGGGGATGGAGAACGAGGCTAGCTCGATGTTATCAAACCCAATGACAGAAACATCTCCAGGTACATTTAGGTCATGGTCGGCAAGAGTTCTCATTGCACCAAGAGCCAGCTCATCAGTTATGGCGAAGACTGCAGTAAAGGGAACATTTCGTGATAAAAGCTCCTTGAGTGCCTTTGACCCACCTTCCATGTTATACGTCTCAGCATATGCCACCAATGTCTCATCATACTCCAAGGAAGCCGATTCAAGTGCCTTTTTATAGCCAATAAAACGTTGCCCTGGGAAGCTGTATTTCGTACCCCCGATGAAGGCAATCTTCTGATGTCCAAGTTTAAGCAGATGATTAACCGCGGTTAGTGCGGCCTCTTCCTCACTAATGTGAATCGATGTAGCTTTCCACCCACTTCGCTCAAATGTGGCCAATACCGTGGGTATCTTATACTCCTGTAGATACTGTTGTATCTCAGGAAGCTCAATTTCGTGGAGAATGATAATCCCATCAAGGCGGTCAGCCTTCAATCGCTTGAGGCAGGCTCTCTCCCCATCCAAATCTGTGGAAGCAAAATAGAAGCTGGTATGATACCCGAATTGTTCCAAATGATGCTCAATAGTACTGAACAACTGCCGTTGGAACATATTAAACGTACCAGGCATGACAATTCCCACCGTAGAGGAATGCTTACTGACCATGTCCCGAGCTGCACGATTGGGAACATACCCTGTCTGCTTGATTGCATCTAGGATTTTGGCTCGTTTATCAGCACTCACACAAGTCCTGTCATTGAGTACGCGGGAGACAGTCGAAACCGAAACTCCTGCCATTCTAGCGATGTCTTTGATACTAACCATGCAATCATCCTATACCTTGGTATGATATGTGGCATCATACCGTGCTTAAAGCCTTTACTACAAGAGTATATTTCGTAAATTCATAATTGACTCCACCGCTGATTCATATGCCCCAGAAGGACTCAGCTCAAAAGCAAATACCCCTGAATACCCCCCTTTGAGCATATGGGATAGCACTCGGTCATACTGGACCTCCCCTGTCCCCGGTTCATGTCGACCAGGATAATCAGCAATATGAATATGCCCGACATGCATTGAAAACCTGTCATAGTTTCCACAAAGGTTACCAGATTCAATCTGCATATGATACAGATCATACAATAATGCAATATTGGGAGATCCTACCACCTCGACAACCTGAGCCGCATCATGAAGGGTATGGAGGAGGTTCCCCTGATGATCAACATATCGGTTCAAGGGTTCCAGAACACACGTAATACCTGCTTTTTCCGCATAGGGAGCCAAGGCAAGCAGCGTCTTTACCATATTCATATAGAGCCTGGTTTTTGGTATATCCGAGTATGAATCTACCACCTTCCCATCAGATAATGCATTGGAGTGAATCACCACGAGGGAACTGCCTACTTGTTTGGCAGCCTCAAAGGAAGCTCGTGCATAGTCGATATATCCTTTGCAATGAGTATCATCACAGAGAGAATATTCATTTCCATCACCAGATATTGAACTTACAAATAAACCAAACTCCTTGCACAATCCTCTGATAGCAGCCAGATCTTTATTTTCCCAAGACCAAAACTCAATTGCATCAAACCCGGAGGATTTCGCCCTTTCAATCCGTTCAAGAAATGGTTCTTGATCATTAAGCATCTCAATATTTGCTGAAAATGGTACCATATCCCTCTA
The sequence above is drawn from the uncultured Sphaerochaeta sp. genome and encodes:
- a CDS encoding LacI family DNA-binding transcriptional regulator, which encodes MVSIKDIARMAGVSVSTVSRVLNDRTCVSADKRAKILDAIKQTGYVPNRAARDMVSKHSSTVGIVMPGTFNMFQRQLFSTIEHHLEQFGYHTSFYFASTDLDGERACLKRLKADRLDGIIILHEIELPEIQQYLQEYKIPTVLATFERSGWKATSIHISEEEAALTAVNHLLKLGHQKIAFIGGTKYSFPGQRFIGYKKALESASLEYDETLVAYAETYNMEGGSKALKELLSRNVPFTAVFAITDELALGAMRTLADHDLNVPGDVSVIGFDNIELASFSIPRLTTIAQPMVEMGQTAVALLHSLITSKNRFPLSISLPFTFVARESTAQLR
- a CDS encoding extracellular solute-binding protein — protein: MNKKRMIVGLLILLVISLGVFAQGQMDKSTVEVKVLAGVTGGKDEAENKLFEAEMEKATGLNITWEKVPSGYDQVLMQKLGAGEQYDLIYLNQFQMYTLAKQGALTDLTDRMKDSQVYADNVDKAELEKIGLNGKYYAGFNKLEVFPLVNVNKAITDKVGIDLDSLDTLDEYYQMLKKVKTYMETTEGKKPYYPFFTYMPDIWDLQPWFSSAGLRRGVFVDASGKKYAPYVDSKAKPVWEWLAKLYKEGLMDPTSFTGKTGDMRSKMWQSQDIVMDVDWAAWTGLYNNNARTAGTYPAKVNVVGLPGTKGPDGTYMLEQGGASLWAIPSNAKNPDEAFEILEYMATKEGGLLLSAGIEGHDYTMKNGKIEYTEIGKSHAKDHGAPFPISTQFDLSLLGEMNPGVLDSVAIGQRDDVEVAPMGYANGELDARKYYDIMSKWMTDCIMGKMSADAAITGAEKELRANKLID
- a CDS encoding CehA/McbA family metallohydrolase, which produces MEELSIVKTYSREEQQHYTKIPFTVGGDIEQIVISYNYQRHMLKNHEWGVSKEEVNIIDLGLFSPDGNLRGWSGSERNTVYIDSSDASPGYKRGAIPPGTWHIALGIYKVTDQVQVSITINLKEKERRWLKGDLHMHTINSDGIYTTGEVITYARHTGLDFIALTDHNNTQQNQEIGNPVGITVLPGMEYTNYRGHANLFFTDTTEFAENPLSNTHEEMLTVLEAAKRREALVSINHPFDINCPWLWGFEAPFTLVEVWNGFFKESDAEAITWWRTQLKEGKRLVAVGGSDTHRIEQGRSFGTPTTYIHAISTGKEDLLEALKEGRVSISATPSSAQLDLVIAEAHIGGSVRYSAGMAGSIRIKDAKVGDRIVLYSNEGLEQSWEAAYAGTLTIPFLVQKREFYQVELYRKTLAFEMLNAMTNPVYLS
- a CDS encoding carbohydrate ABC transporter permease, producing the protein MKLRLIKKDQLPILIRVFNILLLLMVVVLMGLPMLNVLSVSLSTQAKSDSPGMVLWPNPPTFEGYAFIWKFTNLATPFFNTVYISVVGTVFHVVMASLAGYILCQPNLPLKKAMTTFILLTMTVPYELTMIGIYAVNKDLGLINTYTGLIVNGMISGFSVFLMRNYFQAIPQSLAESARIDGASELRIFSSIYLRLALSGLLTIGTLELIRRWNNITITVTLISDMKKWTLPVVLRFILFDQASTSGTSYIFANAKMAAVVLTALPLIVLYFFTQSFFSSGIMIGSIKE
- a CDS encoding TIM barrel protein — encoded protein: MVPFSANIEMLNDQEPFLERIERAKSSGFDAIEFWSWENKDLAAIRGLCKEFGLFVSSISGDGNEYSLCDDTHCKGYIDYARASFEAAKQVGSSLVVIHSNALSDGKVVDSYSDIPKTRLYMNMVKTLLALAPYAEKAGITCVLEPLNRYVDHQGNLLHTLHDAAQVVEVVGSPNIALLYDLYHMQIESGNLCGNYDRFSMHVGHIHIADYPGRHEPGTGEVQYDRVLSHMLKGGYSGVFAFELSPSGAYESAVESIMNLRNILL